In Pedobacter sp. SL55, the following proteins share a genomic window:
- a CDS encoding DUF922 domain-containing protein, protein MKPLKNIILISVAVIVCAFTTHERIYPETINWDTHFKGNPDPNSHFAAVTSTIWQYGYRSTIRGNNLQLDFNFLGGVDANKSWVKRERIRNKEASSRLLNHEQGHVYINFILLKKGEYILKNQSYTVANYKRLIDRTAKDISRFYNDMQERYDAETKHGSDLEAQKKWDAFFESELSQL, encoded by the coding sequence ATGAAACCACTAAAGAACATTATTTTAATATCAGTAGCTGTAATTGTTTGCGCATTTACAACACACGAACGTATTTATCCAGAAACTATCAATTGGGATACGCATTTTAAAGGCAACCCAGACCCAAATTCGCATTTCGCGGCGGTAACCAGTACCATTTGGCAATATGGCTATAGATCTACCATTAGAGGCAACAACCTGCAACTAGACTTTAATTTTTTGGGCGGTGTTGATGCCAATAAATCTTGGGTAAAAAGAGAGCGAATTAGAAATAAAGAAGCGAGCAGCAGGTTGTTAAACCACGAACAAGGTCACGTTTACATTAATTTTATTTTGTTAAAAAAGGGCGAATACATTTTAAAAAACCAAAGCTATACCGTTGCCAACTACAAACGATTGATAGACAGAACCGCCAAAGACATCAGTAGGTTTTATAACGACATGCAAGAGCGATATGATGCAGAAACCAAACATGGCTCAGATTTGGAAGCGCAAAAAAAATGGGATGCTTTTTTTGAGAGTGAGTTAAGCCAGCTTTAA
- a CDS encoding DDE transposase family protein: MAKEQVKERASKAEIERKKEHAKILYVKDGISTQKELAERVGVSEKTIGKWIVDGEWEKLKKNVVLTRQEQLLHLMDELAELNASIRLKPEGVRFADSKLGDVRRKLIKDIKDMETKASIPEIIHALTLLLDFVRKGNLEQAKDLAKIVDAFIKSLL, encoded by the coding sequence ATGGCAAAAGAACAGGTTAAAGAAAGGGCTTCAAAAGCCGAAATCGAACGCAAAAAAGAACATGCAAAAATCTTGTATGTAAAAGACGGCATCAGCACTCAAAAGGAGCTTGCCGAGCGTGTGGGCGTTAGCGAAAAAACAATAGGAAAATGGATTGTTGACGGCGAGTGGGAAAAACTAAAAAAGAACGTCGTACTAACCCGTCAAGAGCAACTCTTACACCTAATGGACGAGCTGGCAGAATTAAACGCATCCATAAGATTAAAGCCCGAGGGTGTACGCTTTGCCGATAGTAAGCTTGGCGACGTTCGTCGTAAGCTGATTAAAGATATTAAGGATATGGAAACAAAGGCTTCCATACCCGAGATTATCCACGCCTTAACCTTGCTCTTAGACTTTGTACGCAAAGGAAATTTGGAGCAAGCAAAAGATCTTGCCAAAATAGTTGACGCCTTTATTAAATCCCTTTTATAG
- a CDS encoding lysozyme translates to MKIDLTGTKFIANEEGLVLTAYQCSAGVWTIGLGSTYYANGKKVQKGDKLPSIAAAYELFALTVQNYEVAVNNGVKVPLNQNQFNALLSLVYNIGVAGFLSSTVLKRINAKASFDDVAEAWRRWNKVKGVENAVLKARRNRELKLYAA, encoded by the coding sequence ATGAAAATTGATTTAACAGGTACAAAGTTTATAGCTAACGAAGAGGGCTTGGTTTTAACCGCTTATCAATGTTCGGCTGGTGTTTGGACTATCGGATTAGGTTCGACGTACTATGCCAATGGCAAAAAGGTGCAAAAGGGCGATAAGCTCCCGAGTATCGCAGCTGCTTACGAGCTATTTGCTTTAACCGTACAAAATTACGAAGTGGCGGTTAACAATGGTGTTAAAGTGCCATTAAACCAAAATCAGTTTAACGCTTTACTAAGCTTGGTCTACAACATCGGGGTTGCTGGCTTCTTGAGTAGTACCGTTTTAAAACGCATCAATGCGAAAGCTTCATTTGATGATGTCGCCGAGGCTTGGAGGCGTTGGAATAAAGTTAAGGGAGTTGAAAACGCAGTTTTAAAAGCCCGCAGAAACCGAGAACTAAAACTATACGCAGCATGA
- a CDS encoding RNA polymerase sigma factor, which yields MDRKDQLFKEIFDKNSKKIFHLCYGYTGDADSANDLLQETFLKVWQNLDKFRNKSLISTWIYRIAVNTCLTYLRSEKRQAKDELTDNIIENRIEEYSEKNEQIALLYKSISKLEENDRLIITMVLDELPYNEIAEISGISEGNLRVRIHRIKQKLTEIYNQHARI from the coding sequence ATGGACCGAAAAGATCAGCTTTTTAAGGAAATTTTCGATAAAAACTCAAAGAAGATATTTCACTTGTGTTATGGTTACACAGGCGATGCAGACTCGGCGAACGATCTTTTACAGGAAACATTTTTAAAGGTTTGGCAAAATTTGGATAAGTTTCGAAACAAATCTTTAATCTCTACTTGGATTTATAGAATTGCCGTAAACACTTGTTTAACTTACCTGCGTTCTGAAAAGAGACAGGCCAAAGACGAGCTTACCGACAATATTATAGAAAACAGGATTGAGGAATATTCTGAAAAGAACGAACAGATAGCCCTCCTATACAAATCGATCTCTAAATTGGAAGAAAATGATCGTTTAATTATTACCATGGTGTTAGATGAATTACCTTATAATGAGATTGCTGAAATCTCTGGAATTAGCGAAGGCAATTTAAGAGTTAGAATACATCGCATTAAACAGAAACTTACTGAAATATACAATCAACATGCAAGAATTTGA
- a CDS encoding tape measure protein translates to MSNLVEFVVKIKDLGSATLGKLASAGESSFARISNSLNRTNNNFQRLGGSIGTINRKLDDLKRTREISVDSRQIRRVNREMEQLERRRDRLENLGRSGGGGAFGMGGLVAGALAMAGVAGFGGVVNMGMEKTMTNTSYEVLAGKQQGQALAGNLTKYAQDTIYGNEVTDIGKTMLGFGIEAKNVMPAVQRLGDLAIGNAEKFKSLGLVYSQVAAQGKLMGQDNLQFINAGFNPLQELQRTTGRTMAKLKEDMEKGKISFSMVQQAIMSATSEGGRFYNMTNTLAETAPGKLLGLQGAFEGLMARVGASTLEAMVPLMDFGQWLIDSPALLNGLASAIAALTVGIGIWQVVTKWAAITQWALNIAVMWPVFLIAAIIGLIVALVSKYEGWGAAMKALWAVIKSFCMLAWIAFKNMFQEIGFRAELFWLKIKQTFQWVGGAIANLMNAMRLALSFKFAEAKQALFAEIKTKATAEIETLEKSRQQQRQSNLKEFADNLNSISKNSKLIKLTKKKDSGTASADGIGGLAGGLAGAASGAPSSMASSNNGISGGGVKNLTITVNKFFDELNIHAASASNGIDDMEQKIKEVFLRVVNSGVSAATE, encoded by the coding sequence ATGAGCAATTTAGTAGAATTTGTAGTAAAAATTAAGGACTTAGGCAGCGCCACGCTAGGAAAACTTGCGAGCGCTGGCGAAAGCTCTTTTGCTCGAATTTCTAATAGCCTTAATAGAACAAACAACAACTTTCAAAGGCTTGGCGGTTCTATTGGCACCATAAATAGAAAATTAGATGATTTAAAGCGTACCCGTGAAATTTCAGTTGATAGCCGCCAAATTAGGCGTGTTAATCGTGAAATGGAACAATTAGAGCGTCGTCGTGATAGGTTGGAAAACTTGGGGCGTTCTGGCGGTGGTGGTGCCTTTGGTATGGGCGGTTTGGTTGCTGGTGCTTTGGCTATGGCTGGCGTTGCTGGCTTCGGTGGTGTGGTTAACATGGGTATGGAAAAAACCATGACTAACACCTCTTACGAAGTCTTAGCGGGTAAGCAGCAAGGCCAAGCGCTGGCGGGCAATTTGACCAAGTATGCACAAGACACCATCTACGGCAATGAGGTTACGGATATAGGTAAAACGATGCTTGGTTTTGGTATCGAAGCCAAAAACGTTATGCCAGCCGTTCAAAGGCTTGGCGACCTCGCCATTGGTAACGCCGAAAAGTTCAAAAGCTTAGGTTTGGTTTATTCCCAAGTTGCGGCTCAAGGTAAATTGATGGGGCAAGATAACCTCCAATTTATCAACGCTGGTTTTAATCCTTTACAGGAATTGCAGCGTACCACGGGGCGCACAATGGCGAAGCTCAAAGAAGATATGGAAAAGGGCAAAATTTCCTTTTCTATGGTTCAGCAAGCAATCATGTCGGCAACTAGTGAGGGCGGTCGTTTTTACAACATGACCAACACTTTAGCCGAAACCGCACCGGGCAAGCTCTTGGGTTTACAAGGTGCGTTTGAGGGCTTGATGGCTCGTGTGGGCGCTTCAACCTTAGAGGCAATGGTGCCGTTAATGGATTTCGGCCAATGGCTGATTGATAGCCCCGCATTGTTGAATGGTTTGGCAAGTGCAATAGCAGCTTTAACGGTTGGTATTGGTATTTGGCAGGTGGTGACGAAGTGGGCGGCAATCACGCAATGGGCTTTAAATATTGCCGTAATGTGGCCTGTGTTTTTAATCGCTGCTATTATCGGCTTAATTGTGGCGCTAGTTTCCAAATACGAGGGCTGGGGTGCTGCCATGAAAGCTTTGTGGGCTGTTATCAAATCCTTTTGTATGCTGGCGTGGATAGCCTTTAAAAATATGTTTCAAGAGATTGGTTTTAGAGCCGAATTATTTTGGCTAAAAATCAAACAAACGTTTCAATGGGTTGGCGGTGCAATTGCCAATTTAATGAACGCTATGAGGCTTGCGCTATCGTTCAAATTTGCCGAGGCAAAGCAAGCTTTGTTTGCCGAGATTAAAACCAAAGCGACGGCGGAAATTGAAACGCTTGAAAAATCAAGGCAGCAACAACGCCAATCCAACCTAAAGGAGTTTGCCGATAACCTAAACTCTATCAGTAAAAACAGTAAGCTAATTAAGCTTACCAAAAAGAAAGATAGCGGAACGGCCTCGGCTGATGGTATCGGCGGTTTGGCTGGTGGTTTGGCTGGTGCTGCTAGTGGCGCTCCCAGCTCGATGGCTTCGTCTAACAATGGAATTAGCGGCGGCGGCGTCAAAAATCTAACTATAACCGTCAATAAGTTTTTCGACGAGTTAAATATCCATGCTGCTAGTGCCTCAAATGGCATTGACGATATGGAGCAAAAAATTAAAGAAGTGTTTTTAAGAGTGGTTAACTCGGGAGTTTCAGCAGCAACGGAATGA
- a CDS encoding phage capsid protein, protein MKNLKSVIIGLFTMAFLLSPATSVLADKAEISPAVANGIGLVAFVALAAFSGGGVQGVHVAGIQKEAWVDYIIKRFWKDNAFLKTWFSDVKSVLAGRVVHIPTPGAKPTTVKNRSTFPATAVRRTDTDITYTLDEYSTDPTHIHNLDKIELSYDKMDDEYGEHVAAVNETSADDLLIKVCGTVASNMIAYTTGADIEASAPSATGNRKAVTTKDFSKMQKKFNKLNVPKSERYALLSSDMYQQLVDSLSETQSRDFSRAVDETKGIVGELYGFKIIERSSVAVATVTTNAIKALGAVGAAADNEVALFYHKNGLAFAMGEVKVFDNTDDPTYYGDVMSTALRSGGRVKNTNSVALLIQAAGS, encoded by the coding sequence ATGAAAAATTTAAAAAGTGTAATTATTGGGCTGTTTACTATGGCCTTTTTATTATCGCCCGCCACATCGGTGTTGGCTGATAAGGCAGAGATTAGCCCAGCGGTGGCGAACGGTATCGGCTTAGTGGCTTTTGTTGCTTTGGCTGCGTTTTCGGGCGGTGGCGTTCAAGGAGTGCATGTTGCGGGTATTCAAAAAGAGGCTTGGGTTGATTATATCATTAAGCGCTTTTGGAAAGATAATGCTTTCTTGAAAACTTGGTTTAGTGATGTAAAAAGCGTGTTGGCTGGCAGGGTCGTTCACATTCCCACTCCTGGAGCAAAACCGACAACCGTAAAAAATAGGTCTACATTTCCAGCAACGGCAGTAAGACGTACGGATACTGATATTACTTATACGTTAGACGAGTATTCAACCGACCCTACGCACATTCATAACCTTGATAAAATTGAGTTGAGTTATGATAAAATGGACGATGAGTATGGCGAACACGTTGCAGCCGTAAACGAAACCAGCGCCGACGATTTGTTGATTAAGGTTTGTGGTACCGTTGCGAGCAACATGATTGCTTATACTACGGGTGCTGATATTGAAGCTTCGGCACCGTCTGCAACTGGAAATAGAAAAGCCGTAACAACAAAGGACTTCTCTAAGATGCAAAAGAAGTTCAACAAATTGAATGTGCCAAAATCAGAGCGTTACGCATTGTTGAGTTCTGATATGTATCAACAATTGGTTGATAGCTTAAGCGAAACCCAATCAAGAGATTTTTCGAGAGCTGTTGACGAAACAAAGGGTATTGTTGGCGAATTGTACGGCTTTAAAATCATCGAGCGCTCAAGCGTAGCAGTTGCAACCGTTACTACTAACGCCATTAAAGCTTTGGGAGCTGTTGGAGCGGCAGCCGATAATGAAGTTGCTTTATTCTATCATAAAAACGGCTTGGCATTCGCAATGGGCGAAGTAAAAGTTTTTGACAATACTGACGACCCAACTTACTACGGCGACGTAATGTCGACCGCTTTAAGAAGTGGTGGACGTGTTAAAAACACCAACTCGGTAGCATTATTAATTCAAGCGGCAGGGTCTTAG
- a CDS encoding DUF2586 family protein, with translation MIPKVTVSLSNGNIGGATQTNDGVVGLVCTGTTNLGTSMVVYSLADAISKGITLAENPVAHRFVKEFYSVNGTANLPLYILMLANTATVTNTVDKDNANGAKKLLDFAVGKIKVLGVSRTPAAEYDPDPTAFFDPDVTGALANAKALAAAQFAAVNPVRVLLDCRVHDNAQVPAWVPNTKDANNVGFVVGGAENTGNASMGLVLGKIAASPVHRNIGRVKDGALPIAQAYIGNKKVEEFAGLNSLIDNGFITFTSYPQKAGYFISDDPMSTAATDDIKYLAHGRTIDKASIIAYQTFVEELKDDVQLQANGTLAPIVIKHLEANIENNINLSMAESISSVAAVIDPTQNLAAGSNLKIKLRITPKGYLKEIEVDLGFGVQS, from the coding sequence ATGATACCTAAAGTAACGGTTAGTTTAAGTAACGGAAACATTGGCGGCGCAACGCAGACCAATGACGGCGTTGTTGGGTTGGTTTGTACGGGTACCACAAATTTAGGTACGTCAATGGTTGTTTACTCGTTGGCCGATGCTATTTCAAAAGGTATCACGTTAGCCGAAAACCCCGTTGCGCACCGTTTTGTAAAAGAGTTCTACTCGGTAAACGGTACCGCAAATTTACCATTGTATATTTTAATGCTGGCCAATACCGCAACCGTAACTAATACGGTTGATAAGGATAACGCAAACGGCGCTAAAAAGCTGTTAGATTTTGCGGTTGGTAAAATTAAGGTGCTTGGCGTATCACGCACACCAGCTGCCGAATATGACCCCGACCCGACGGCTTTCTTTGATCCCGATGTTACGGGAGCGCTTGCGAATGCCAAAGCTTTGGCAGCGGCTCAATTTGCGGCGGTTAATCCCGTTCGTGTTTTGTTGGATTGTCGTGTGCATGACAATGCGCAAGTGCCTGCTTGGGTACCAAACACAAAAGACGCAAACAACGTCGGCTTTGTAGTTGGTGGTGCCGAAAATACGGGCAATGCATCAATGGGTTTGGTGCTTGGTAAAATTGCAGCTTCGCCCGTTCATAGAAATATTGGACGTGTAAAAGACGGTGCTTTACCTATCGCTCAAGCTTACATCGGCAATAAAAAGGTAGAAGAGTTTGCGGGTTTAAATTCGTTAATCGACAACGGATTTATCACGTTCACATCTTATCCGCAAAAAGCTGGCTATTTCATTAGCGACGACCCAATGTCGACGGCAGCGACCGACGATATTAAATATTTGGCACATGGCCGTACCATTGACAAAGCTTCGATTATCGCTTATCAAACTTTTGTAGAAGAGTTAAAAGACGATGTTCAGTTGCAAGCTAATGGCACCCTAGCGCCGATTGTAATTAAGCACTTGGAGGCAAATATTGAAAACAATATCAACCTATCAATGGCCGAAAGCATTAGTTCGGTAGCGGCTGTTATAGACCCGACCCAAAATTTGGCGGCTGGCAGCAATTTAAAAATCAAGTTAAGAATTACGCCAAAAGGTTACCTAAAAGAAATTGAGGTTGACCTTGGGTTTGGTGTACAATCATAG
- a CDS encoding heparin lyase I family protein, translated as MKKHNLLYVLCICMLGCACSKQKSSPLEKEVTAGNGNPVNNTTEGTTLSANGTTETYQLINSVFGGTGDVIEAPDCSHLGFGKHINQVFDNDLKRQVFAFTIHLTPDNDKCENSDRQRNEIKTYDRSPENLKASKDEKVLYKWKFKLDASFKPSSDFTHIHQLKPIDGDNQLPIITLTGRYKAAGDVLEVIHTGDTDATSRKYLATIPLADFKGHWVEVVERATFSFDGKYEIQINRISDGKLLLKQAFTNIEMWRKNSTSCRPKWGIYRRTLQPQMLRDETVWFNDFNITEY; from the coding sequence ATGAAAAAGCACAACCTGCTTTACGTTTTATGCATCTGCATGCTTGGCTGTGCCTGTAGCAAGCAAAAATCTTCGCCGTTAGAAAAGGAAGTAACAGCGGGCAATGGTAATCCAGTAAATAATACAACAGAAGGCACAACCTTAAGCGCTAACGGCACTACAGAAACCTACCAACTCATTAACAGTGTTTTTGGCGGTACAGGCGATGTAATTGAAGCTCCAGATTGTAGCCATTTAGGCTTTGGGAAGCATATTAACCAAGTTTTTGATAACGATTTGAAACGACAGGTTTTTGCCTTTACCATTCATCTTACACCAGACAACGATAAATGTGAAAATTCGGATAGACAGCGTAACGAAATTAAAACTTATGATAGGTCGCCAGAAAATTTAAAGGCTAGTAAAGATGAAAAGGTGCTTTATAAATGGAAGTTTAAACTCGACGCCAGCTTTAAGCCATCTAGTGATTTTACGCATATTCATCAGTTAAAGCCTATTGATGGCGATAACCAACTACCAATTATTACGCTTACTGGAAGGTACAAAGCTGCTGGCGATGTTTTAGAGGTAATACATACTGGCGATACAGACGCCACTTCTAGAAAATATCTCGCAACTATTCCATTGGCCGATTTTAAAGGCCATTGGGTGGAGGTGGTGGAACGTGCTACTTTTTCTTTCGATGGTAAATACGAAATACAGATCAACAGAATTAGTGATGGAAAGCTTTTGCTAAAGCAAGCCTTTACCAATATAGAAATGTGGCGTAAAAACTCGACCAGCTGCCGTCCAAAGTGGGGAATTTACAGAAGAACGCTACAGCCACAAATGCTAAGAGACGAAACCGTTTGGTTCAACGATTTTAATATTACCGAATACTAA
- a CDS encoding dicarboxylate/amino acid:cation symporter: MKKNKTGLVTLICITIALIITLLKEFNIVAVAEEVMIAARWGLAVVLVVYALAKRNLTTWILVAMLLGVFVGVDFPNVAAALHPLSKGFIKLVKTIVGPILFGTLVYGIAGHSDLKQVGRMAWKSMLYFFCATSCAIFIGLAVINITHAGVGVDIKKMPQQQLPTTKIVDTELESLPDNVHGIYKFAHFFYELFPENVVKSMYENKVLQIVVFSVLFGIGLAMVEEKKRKPMVEFAESLSEVMFKFTNLIMYFAPIGVGAAMAYTVGHLGVDILKNLFMLLGSLYIALIVFVLLVFVPIMLFLKIPIKKFIQAVKEPVSIAFATTSSDAALPKAISNMEKFGVPRKIVSFVIPTGYSFNLDGTSLYLSLASIFVAQAAGMDLSIGQQLAIAFTLMITSKGVAAVPRASLIVLIATAEQFGLPVFIIAAILGIDELMDMARTSVNVIGNCLATVVIAKWEGEFDDNASNNFTAD; this comes from the coding sequence ATGAAAAAAAATAAGACAGGTCTTGTCACCTTAATTTGCATAACTATTGCATTGATCATTACTTTATTAAAAGAATTTAACATTGTAGCCGTTGCAGAAGAAGTAATGATAGCAGCACGATGGGGCTTAGCGGTGGTTTTAGTGGTCTACGCATTAGCAAAAAGAAATTTAACCACTTGGATATTGGTAGCCATGCTTTTAGGGGTGTTTGTTGGGGTCGATTTCCCGAATGTGGCAGCTGCACTACATCCGCTAAGTAAAGGTTTCATTAAATTGGTTAAAACTATTGTGGGCCCAATTCTTTTTGGAACATTGGTTTATGGTATTGCCGGCCACTCAGATTTAAAGCAAGTGGGCCGTATGGCTTGGAAATCGATGTTGTATTTCTTTTGCGCCACTTCTTGTGCCATTTTTATTGGTCTAGCCGTAATTAATATTACCCATGCTGGTGTAGGGGTTGATATTAAGAAAATGCCACAACAGCAATTGCCAACCACTAAAATAGTAGATACAGAATTAGAGTCTTTACCAGATAATGTGCATGGCATCTACAAATTTGCTCATTTCTTTTACGAGCTTTTCCCAGAAAATGTAGTTAAATCAATGTACGAGAACAAAGTGCTACAGATTGTAGTGTTTTCTGTACTATTTGGTATCGGTTTGGCCATGGTAGAAGAGAAAAAGCGAAAACCTATGGTAGAGTTTGCAGAGAGTTTATCGGAGGTAATGTTCAAATTTACTAACCTCATCATGTACTTTGCACCAATAGGTGTAGGGGCTGCAATGGCTTATACAGTTGGGCATTTAGGGGTAGATATTCTAAAGAACTTATTCATGCTTTTGGGGTCGCTTTATATTGCGCTAATTGTATTTGTGCTGTTGGTATTTGTACCCATTATGCTTTTCTTAAAAATACCCATCAAAAAGTTTATACAAGCGGTAAAAGAGCCAGTTTCTATCGCATTTGCCACCACAAGCTCTGATGCGGCTTTGCCAAAGGCGATTAGCAATATGGAGAAATTTGGCGTGCCACGTAAAATTGTATCGTTTGTAATACCAACGGGTTACAGTTTTAATTTAGATGGTACATCATTATACTTATCTTTGGCTTCTATTTTTGTGGCGCAAGCTGCCGGAATGGACCTAAGTATAGGGCAACAATTGGCCATTGCATTTACCTTAATGATTACTTCTAAAGGTGTTGCTGCCGTGCCAAGAGCCTCGTTAATTGTGCTCATTGCTACAGCAGAACAATTTGGTTTGCCGGTATTTATTATCGCAGCCATTTTAGGTATTGATGAATTGATGGACATGGCTCGAACTTCGGTAAATGTAATTGGTAATTGCCTAGCTACTGTGGTAATTGCCAAATGGGAGGGAGAGTTTGATGACAATGCATCAAATAATTTTACAGCAGATTAA
- a CDS encoding DUF6046 domain-containing protein, whose protein sequence is MIKQIIEDRGLKAVERVTNVAGTPVVYDIANIMNTLYGYRPISIGAIPEASDTNEFVVPAGQIKKTTTIKGTPIYGQQDMLGREVFCPLTLSAGGIDYEFPFCVIGVRSRKIIVETPMVERNGAVIEEIACSGYDFSVKGFLIDPNNQFPDEQLNKLKELYETNEPIVMKSALTDLFLEKDDRVVMRNLEIPEKAKVIGVRDYTFELVQDGVFDLYAVD, encoded by the coding sequence ATGATAAAGCAGATAATAGAAGACCGAGGCTTAAAAGCAGTTGAACGTGTTACGAATGTAGCGGGTACACCTGTTGTTTACGATATAGCCAATATTATGAATACGCTTTACGGTTATAGACCGATTAGTATCGGCGCTATTCCCGAGGCGAGCGACACCAACGAATTTGTGGTGCCAGCTGGCCAAATAAAGAAAACCACAACCATAAAAGGGACGCCGATTTATGGACAGCAAGATATGCTGGGACGTGAGGTGTTTTGCCCGCTTACCCTTAGTGCTGGTGGTATAGATTACGAGTTTCCGTTTTGTGTGATTGGAGTGCGTAGCCGCAAGATAATTGTTGAAACGCCAATGGTAGAGCGTAACGGTGCCGTAATAGAAGAAATTGCGTGTTCGGGTTATGATTTTTCGGTTAAGGGTTTTTTAATAGACCCAAACAACCAATTTCCCGACGAGCAATTGAACAAGCTAAAAGAGTTGTACGAAACTAACGAGCCAATTGTGATGAAAAGTGCGCTAACAGATTTGTTTTTAGAAAAGGACGACCGTGTTGTGATGCGCAATTTGGAGATACCCGAGAAAGCGAAAGTTATTGGCGTTCGTGATTACACATTTGAGCTGGTGCAAGATGGAGTGTTTGACCTTTATGCAGTAGACTAA